From the Desulfovibrio sp. Huiquan2017 genome, one window contains:
- a CDS encoding glycosyltransferase family 2 protein codes for MKLIIQIPCLNEAGTLDLALSKLPKEVPGFDCVEWLVIDDGSTDDTVNVAKANGVDHIISHPQNLGLARAFMTGITASLSLGADVIINTDADDQYDASCIPDLVRPILDDEAEIVIGTRPIHSIEHFSPLKKIFQKIGSAVVRLASNTNVGDAPSGFRAISRSAALQLNVFSEYTYTLETIIQAGMKRMKVVSVPVRVNKDLRPSRLVHSIPSYIYRSILTIIRISITYKPLKFFAIIGMFLFAVGLMLNIRWLFLFFNDPSHARVPSLILGLTFIIGSFFSLAIGILGDLLSVNRRLLEDIRTRLLSHDMGHRHD; via the coding sequence ATGAAACTCATTATACAGATTCCATGTTTGAATGAGGCTGGAACACTTGATCTTGCTCTTTCAAAACTCCCAAAAGAAGTTCCAGGCTTCGATTGTGTTGAATGGTTAGTTATCGACGACGGCAGTACTGATGATACTGTCAACGTTGCAAAGGCAAATGGGGTTGACCATATTATCTCTCATCCTCAAAATTTAGGACTCGCCAGGGCCTTCATGACCGGAATAACAGCCAGCTTGTCACTAGGAGCTGATGTTATCATAAATACCGATGCAGATGATCAATACGATGCATCTTGCATACCCGATTTGGTACGCCCTATCCTCGACGATGAAGCCGAGATCGTCATAGGCACACGCCCAATCCACTCGATTGAACATTTTTCGCCACTCAAAAAGATTTTCCAGAAAATCGGCTCAGCCGTTGTACGATTGGCTAGCAACACAAACGTTGGCGACGCTCCTAGCGGATTTAGAGCTATAAGCCGAAGCGCAGCTCTCCAACTTAACGTTTTCAGTGAATACACCTACACTCTAGAGACGATTATCCAAGCGGGAATGAAACGAATGAAAGTTGTTTCCGTACCTGTGAGGGTAAACAAAGACTTACGTCCATCTCGGCTAGTGCACTCGATTCCTTCATACATATATCGATCGATTTTGACGATAATTAGGATTTCCATAACATACAAACCGCTTAAATTTTTTGCTATTATTGGCATGTTTCTTTTTGCTGTTGGCTTAATGCTCAATATCCGCTGGCTGTTTTTATTTTTCAATGATCCCAGCCACGCCCGTGTGCCAAGCCTGATTCTAGGACTCACTTTTATAATAGGCTCCTTCTTCTCTCTTGCCATTGGAATTTTGGGAGATCTCCTTTCTGTTAACAGGCGGCTGCTGGAGGATATACGAACACGGCTTTTGTCTCATGACATGGGTCACAGGCATGACTAA
- a CDS encoding Coenzyme F420 hydrogenase/dehydrogenase, beta subunit C-terminal domain yields MTKRLPRSTAPKRKDIKLRNYDPTVLLGGYKSLAVGHAINEAYRATGASGGAMRTILAHLLRTKRVDAVISAGFHEDDPITPRYLKQTTTDDIFSMGGSIYSYLSAIPLRKAVDAIDSERCAIVCQPCMVPLLRRLQAQQNNIKYIFSFFCGYNMSHEATLFMLRKLNVRPEEVTAINYRGGPYPGGFQLITRDGQKFTYGKESYELLNLQFVRPGCLRCTKYMGEGADLVAGDAWLKSHPRMTLLMARSALGKEAMEQASYDHEVALYSMTEQDLLRMHFHNLIHKKYGDGLFLRLTTKMFNQVIPKQLVPFKLLSCFSRLRRRWKIGVDIQNLEPYKSDCV; encoded by the coding sequence ATGACTAAACGCCTTCCGAGGAGCACTGCTCCCAAAAGGAAAGATATCAAATTACGGAATTACGATCCGACAGTGTTATTGGGAGGATATAAATCCCTCGCTGTCGGTCATGCTATAAACGAAGCCTATCGCGCCACTGGTGCGTCCGGTGGTGCGATGCGTACCATTCTTGCCCATCTTTTGAGGACCAAACGCGTGGACGCCGTTATCTCTGCTGGTTTTCATGAAGATGACCCAATCACTCCTCGCTACCTGAAACAAACGACAACCGATGATATCTTTTCCATGGGAGGCTCGATCTATTCGTACCTTTCTGCGATACCACTACGCAAGGCTGTGGATGCAATAGATTCTGAACGATGTGCCATTGTTTGTCAGCCCTGTATGGTCCCCTTGCTCAGAAGGTTACAAGCACAACAAAATAACATTAAGTACATCTTCAGTTTTTTCTGTGGATATAATATGAGCCACGAAGCAACACTTTTCATGCTCAGAAAATTAAATGTTCGCCCTGAAGAAGTAACTGCCATCAACTATCGTGGAGGACCTTATCCAGGGGGCTTTCAGCTCATTACTCGAGATGGGCAAAAATTTACTTATGGCAAGGAAAGCTACGAACTACTCAACCTTCAGTTCGTCCGGCCTGGATGCCTAAGGTGTACCAAATACATGGGAGAAGGGGCGGACTTGGTAGCCGGTGATGCTTGGCTTAAAAGTCATCCTCGAATGACCTTGTTGATGGCGAGGTCAGCGCTTGGGAAAGAGGCTATGGAACAAGCATCTTATGATCATGAAGTGGCTCTGTATTCAATGACCGAACAGGACTTATTACGCATGCATTTTCATAATCTTATCCACAAGAAGTACGGTGATGGACTGTTTTTAAGACTCACCACGAAAATGTTTAATCAAGTAATACCTAAGCAGTTGGTTCCTTTTAAACTCCTGTCATGTTTTTCACGTCTTCGTAGACGCTGGAAGATAGGCGTGGATATTCAGAACTTGGAGCCTTACAAAAGTGACTGTGTCTAG
- a CDS encoding lysylphosphatidylglycerol synthase transmembrane domain-containing protein, translating to MSSNFKKLISIAVSSALIFVVYNRLDIDSLVKLIGQTKPKYIGYFLLLMVPQLILASARWWWLARSLAGVRISPSTAFGHVLGSYSANLIIPGKLGEFFRSFWLETDDRPLSVFLVVFEKILDITAILIILEVALLIEHPLSLSFIISAKGLVLGATTLTLLFLVFILYYKKNLGRLVSFLLIKKLPTLNLQSFSEMKIDLLKGSVFLVSSIVLWLVQIFQFVLMFEMLGVSIPVDSVYAGSSLALLAGALPLTIGGIGSRDVALLWYFGSFIELEVLLGIGMLSLLRVVIPGMIGIPFFYKYNTGKKRT from the coding sequence GTGTCTAGTAACTTCAAGAAACTAATCTCAATCGCCGTTTCATCGGCACTAATTTTTGTCGTTTACAACCGATTGGATATTGACAGTCTCGTAAAATTGATTGGCCAAACGAAACCAAAGTACATTGGCTACTTTCTTTTGCTCATGGTTCCGCAATTGATTCTTGCCTCTGCGCGCTGGTGGTGGTTGGCTAGGAGTTTGGCCGGTGTGAGAATCTCACCAAGCACCGCCTTTGGACATGTCCTGGGTAGTTATAGCGCCAATCTCATCATACCAGGCAAGCTGGGAGAATTTTTCCGCAGTTTTTGGCTGGAGACTGACGATCGCCCTCTAAGTGTATTTCTTGTAGTCTTCGAAAAAATCCTTGATATCACTGCCATTCTCATCATTCTAGAAGTCGCCCTCCTTATTGAACACCCTTTGTCGCTATCATTTATCATTTCTGCAAAAGGACTGGTGCTGGGGGCAACAACGCTTACTTTATTATTCTTGGTATTCATTTTATATTACAAGAAAAATCTGGGAAGGTTGGTCAGCTTTTTGTTAATAAAGAAGCTTCCTACTTTGAATCTTCAATCCTTTAGCGAGATGAAGATCGACTTGCTTAAAGGGAGCGTCTTTTTGGTCAGTTCCATTGTACTTTGGCTAGTTCAAATATTCCAGTTTGTTCTTATGTTTGAGATGCTGGGAGTCTCCATTCCTGTCGATTCAGTTTATGCTGGCTCGTCATTGGCGCTATTGGCGGGAGCCTTGCCTCTGACTATCGGCGGCATTGGCTCGCGAGATGTCGCATTACTATGGTATTTTGGTTCATTTATCGAACTCGAAGTCTTACTTGGAATCGGCATGCTCTCTTTATTACGAGTTGTTATACCTGGAATGATTGGTATTCCTTTCTTTTACAAGTACAATACGGGGAAAAAAAGGACATGA